From the Lathyrus oleraceus cultivar Zhongwan6 chromosome 4, CAAS_Psat_ZW6_1.0, whole genome shotgun sequence genome, one window contains:
- the LOC127135240 gene encoding protein WALLS ARE THIN 1: protein MADSSSVSTKRMRCSIPERFQLHAAMLALQFGYAGFHVVSRAALNMGISKYVFPVYRNIIALLILLPFAYFFEKKKRPPINFYFLCQFFFLALVGITANQAFYLLGLENTSPTFASAVQNSVPAITFLMAVILRIEKVKLNRKDGLAKVAGTILCVVGATIITLYKGPTIYTPSSHLNSTSTMITEVTTTPIIDFWKMSLGDAKGKNWTLGCVYLFGHCLSWSGWLVFQAPILKKYPARLSVTSYTCFFGLLQFLLIALVCERNSQAWLFNSSGEVFTILYVGVVASGIASAVQIWCIDRQGPVFVAVYQPVQTFVVAFMASIALGEEFYLGGIIGAIIIVGGLYFVLWGKSEENKFTMEQLAFAPSTTEDSHIRPTSVANESSIHQPFLSSSKENV from the exons ATGGCTGATTCAAGTTCAGTTTCTACAAAGAGAATGCGGTGTTCAATTCCTGAAAGGTTTCAACTGCATGCAGCCATGTTGGCTTTACAATTTGGTTATGCTGGTTTTCATGTTGTCTCAAGAGCTGCTCTTAATATGGGAATTAGCAAATATGTTTTTCCAGTCTATAGGAACATTATTGCTCTTCTTATACTTCTTCCCTTTGCATATTTCTTCGAAAA GAAGAAGAGACCACCCATTAATTTCTACTTTCTCTGCCAATTCTTCTTTCTGGCACTTGTTGG GATTACAGCAAACCAAGCTTTCTACTTGCTTGGTTTGGAAAACACAAGTCCAACCTTTGCATCAGCAGTGCAGAACTCTGTCCCCGCCATAACATTTCTTATGGCAGTAATTCTAAGGATAGAGAAAGTGAAACTTAACAGAAAAGATGGATTGGCAAAAGTAGCAGGAACAATATTATGTGTAGTTGGTGCAACAATAATTACATTATACAAAGGTCCAACAATATATACTCCAAGTAGTCACTTAAATAGCACTTCAACAATGATAACTGAAGtaacaacaacaccaataattgatttttggaaaatgtCACTTGGTGATGCTAAGGGAAAAAACTGGACACTTGGTTGTGTTTATCTTTTTGGACATTGTTTATCTTGGTCTGGTTGGCTTGTGTTTCAAGCACCTATCCTTAAGAAGTATCCAGCTCGCCTTTCTGTCACTTCGTATACATGTTTCTTTGGTCTCTTGCAATTTCTTCTTATTGCTTTGGTTTGCGAAAGAAATTCTCAAGCTTGGTTATTTAACTCAAGCGGCGAAGTTTTCACTATTTTATATGTC GGAGTTGTGGCATCTGGAATTGCATCAGCGGTACAAATTTGGTGTATTGATAGACAAGGTCCTGTGTTTGTTGCTGTGTATCAACCTGTTCAAACTTTTGTTGTTGCTTTCATGGCTTCTATTGCTTTAGGAGAAGAGTTCTACTTGGGAGG GATCATTGGGGCAATAATTATTGTAGGTGGACTATACTTTGTTTTATGGGGTAAAAGTGAAGAAAATAAATTTACAATGGAACAACTTGCATTCGCACCATCGACTACAGAAGATAGTCACATTAGGCCCACAAGTGTTGCTAATGAATCATCAATTCATCAACCATTTCTCTCTTCATCGAAGGAAAATGTTTGA